The Bradyrhizobium sp. WBAH42 genome includes a window with the following:
- a CDS encoding pentapeptide repeat-containing protein, with amino-acid sequence MAAVDRRTEEAIKRTGISLQLSSENFSGHDLSDFPMRRCTLNRAQLYGAKLDRADLSQANLICPGLERASFLGAKLDFAYMHAMAAQVCNFDDASLRNVIDATGSLFHG; translated from the coding sequence GTGGCTGCTGTCGACAGGCGAACCGAGGAGGCGATCAAAAGGACCGGGATTAGTTTGCAGCTATCCTCCGAGAACTTTAGCGGTCACGACCTCTCAGATTTCCCGATGCGGCGCTGTACCCTCAATCGCGCGCAGCTGTACGGAGCAAAGTTGGACCGTGCAGACCTTTCTCAGGCGAACCTTATCTGTCCGGGGCTAGAGCGGGCAAGTTTCCTTGGCGCCAAGCTTGATTTTGCCTATATGCACGCCATGGCAGCGCAGGTCTGCAACTTCGATGACGCCAGTCTGCGCAATGTAATTGATGCAACCGGCAGCCTGTTTCATGGTTGA
- a CDS encoding AAA family ATPase, translated as MNIAIAAPPEESTSIVTRNRIVCFVNDEISAAALRKGLEGANLSIRRGTIRNAIRMLESDTDLFALVTDISGIDDPFTELERLAGLCPPDVRVAVIGENREITFYRELLELGLAEYLPRPLTRDLVLDQLRPKLLGDTAANQIDRGGHVVSICGAQGGAGATSIAINLALQLAETTKAKVALLDLHLQGGEAAVMLGVRPGPGLRIALENPMRADTLFLERAAIEVNERVCLVSADEDLDAQLEITEAGVRHVLGLLRQRFNYIVVDVPVPFPPSIYPVITLSRHVMVLLEAEVTGLRNAHALRTAVINIAGKDRVFTLLNRAGRPGGLPRAAVVKAMGAEPDIVVPDLGKGMTEAVNLGIPALKHVRKLRRHLAPIVREISGVGAERKSWWRRVLTAHLG; from the coding sequence ATGAACATTGCCATAGCCGCTCCGCCCGAAGAATCGACATCGATCGTCACGCGTAACCGCATCGTCTGTTTCGTAAACGACGAGATCAGCGCCGCGGCTTTGCGCAAGGGCCTCGAAGGCGCCAACCTCTCGATCAGGCGCGGCACGATCCGCAATGCGATACGGATGCTGGAATCCGACACAGACCTGTTCGCGCTGGTAACAGACATCAGCGGCATCGATGATCCCTTCACTGAACTGGAAAGGCTGGCCGGCCTCTGTCCGCCCGATGTCCGTGTAGCTGTGATTGGCGAGAACAGGGAGATCACCTTCTACCGTGAGCTTCTGGAGCTCGGCCTGGCCGAGTATCTGCCGCGGCCGCTCACGCGCGATTTGGTGCTGGACCAGCTGCGCCCCAAGCTGCTGGGCGATACGGCGGCCAACCAGATCGATCGTGGTGGGCACGTGGTCTCGATCTGCGGAGCACAGGGCGGCGCCGGTGCCACGAGCATCGCGATCAATCTGGCGCTGCAGCTTGCCGAGACCACCAAGGCCAAGGTGGCGCTGCTTGACCTTCATCTGCAGGGCGGCGAAGCCGCCGTGATGTTGGGTGTCCGTCCCGGGCCGGGGCTGCGCATCGCCCTGGAGAATCCGATGCGGGCGGACACGCTGTTCCTCGAGCGGGCAGCAATCGAAGTCAACGAGCGGGTCTGTCTGGTCTCGGCCGACGAGGATCTCGATGCGCAGCTCGAAATCACGGAAGCCGGCGTACGACACGTGCTGGGTCTGCTCCGTCAACGATTCAACTACATCGTTGTCGATGTGCCCGTCCCGTTCCCGCCATCGATCTATCCGGTGATTACGCTTTCCCGTCACGTGATGGTGCTGCTCGAAGCCGAGGTGACCGGACTTCGCAACGCCCACGCACTGCGCACCGCCGTCATCAACATCGCCGGCAAAGATCGGGTCTTTACCTTGCTCAACCGGGCCGGTCGTCCCGGTGGACTTCCCAGGGCGGCAGTTGTCAAGGCGATGGGCGCCGAGCCGGACATCGTCGTTCCCGATCTCGGCAAGGGGATGACCGAGGCGGTCAATCTCGGAATTCCAGCTCTGAAGCACGTCAGGAAGTTGCGACGTCACCTGGCACCGATTGTACGGGAGATCAGTGGTGTCGGCGCCGAGCGGAAGAGCTGGTGGAGGAGGGTGCTCACAGCACATCTGGGATGA
- a CDS encoding isoprenylcysteine carboxylmethyltransferase family protein translates to MSTVVLSKASSYDRTMQLFGGMWFMLLALGVAFKIGSSPDDPWPSLLSSVCLAIFYVLLALLTITRPPAKAQAEGLRPRIAAFVGTYMPWSIALFGKTDQALPNLASTACVLIGMIMMLVTIRHLGRSFSLVPQARNVVQTGPYRWIKHPLYLAEEIAVLGVVLKNPSLLTAILLVLHIGVQICRIHYEEDLLRRNCPEYSSYEASRWRVIPYVW, encoded by the coding sequence ATGAGCACCGTTGTCCTGTCGAAAGCCTCCTCTTACGATCGGACGATGCAGCTGTTCGGCGGCATGTGGTTCATGTTGCTGGCACTTGGCGTCGCCTTCAAGATTGGCTCGTCGCCCGATGATCCCTGGCCCTCGCTCCTGTCGAGTGTGTGCCTTGCGATCTTCTACGTACTGCTGGCTCTGTTGACCATCACGCGGCCGCCGGCAAAGGCGCAGGCGGAAGGTCTTCGCCCGAGAATAGCGGCGTTCGTCGGCACTTACATGCCATGGTCGATCGCGCTCTTCGGCAAGACCGACCAGGCGCTCCCAAACCTCGCATCCACCGCTTGCGTGTTGATCGGCATGATCATGATGCTGGTCACCATCAGGCATCTTGGCAGGTCGTTCAGCTTGGTGCCACAGGCGCGCAACGTGGTGCAAACGGGTCCGTATCGGTGGATCAAGCACCCGCTCTACCTTGCGGAAGAAATCGCGGTATTGGGTGTGGTGCTGAAAAACCCGTCGCTGCTGACCGCTATCCTGCTCGTCCTGCATATCGGCGTCCAGATTTGCCGAATTCATTACGAAGAGGACCTGCTTCGGCGCAACTGCCCTGAATATTCGAGTTACGAAGCCTCGCGCTGGAGGGTGATCCCCTATGTTTGGTGA
- a CDS encoding CpaF family protein, with translation MKKFGRREEEASVFAAALGTGLPGPAAGLPLSMPNVAASAPSAPPLVSNVPASAPRRDEPPIHHPVIPASLRERVIEQIEPAVAATVSREVLRRQIEEIIHQIANQERLELSGREQLQLADEIADDMTGYGPLRPLLLDQSINDIMVNGPSNVYVERSGRLERIAVRFRDNDHIASVAQKIAAQVGRRVDESSPMVDCRLLDGSRVNIILPPLAIHSPCISIRKFPTRRLDIAGLIENGSMTAAIGKLLEIAARSRLNVLVSGGTGSGKTTLLNAMSQFIDHSERIVTIEDAAELQLQQPHVISLETRPPSLEGTGQVTQRDLLVNALRMRPDRIVVGEVRSAEAFDMLQAMNTGHDGSISTVHANSTRDALTRIENMVQMGQVNLPSRAIRAQIVAALDLIVQVERMRDGQRRIVQISEVIGLEGEVITTNDIAAFEYKEEDEQGRLSGTYRCNLATPKFKSRLVYYGLDGAWAEAMRQI, from the coding sequence ATGAAAAAGTTCGGTCGGCGTGAGGAAGAGGCGTCCGTTTTTGCAGCTGCGTTGGGGACCGGGCTGCCTGGTCCTGCGGCAGGCTTGCCTCTGTCGATGCCCAACGTTGCTGCATCCGCGCCGAGCGCGCCTCCACTCGTGTCAAACGTGCCCGCATCCGCGCCGAGGCGCGACGAACCCCCGATCCACCACCCGGTGATACCGGCTTCGTTGCGTGAACGGGTCATCGAGCAGATCGAGCCAGCGGTGGCCGCAACTGTCTCGCGCGAAGTTCTTCGGCGGCAGATCGAGGAAATCATCCATCAAATTGCCAACCAGGAGCGGCTCGAGCTGTCGGGGCGCGAGCAGCTTCAGCTTGCGGACGAGATTGCCGACGACATGACGGGCTACGGGCCGCTTCGTCCGCTGCTGCTCGATCAATCGATCAACGATATCATGGTGAACGGTCCGAGCAACGTCTACGTGGAACGAAGCGGCAGGCTGGAACGAATCGCAGTGCGATTCCGCGACAATGATCATATCGCCTCCGTCGCTCAGAAGATTGCCGCGCAGGTTGGCCGGCGCGTCGACGAATCCAGCCCGATGGTGGACTGCCGCCTGCTGGATGGCAGCCGCGTCAACATCATTCTCCCGCCGCTGGCGATCCATAGTCCGTGCATCTCCATCAGGAAGTTTCCAACCCGGCGTTTGGACATTGCTGGATTGATCGAAAATGGCTCAATGACCGCGGCCATCGGAAAACTGCTGGAGATCGCCGCCCGGTCTCGGCTCAATGTTCTGGTCTCCGGCGGTACCGGATCCGGCAAGACGACGCTCCTGAACGCGATGAGTCAATTCATCGATCACAGCGAACGCATCGTAACGATCGAGGATGCGGCAGAGTTGCAGCTTCAGCAGCCGCACGTGATCAGCCTGGAGACCCGGCCTCCCAGTCTGGAGGGCACAGGGCAGGTGACGCAACGCGATCTGCTGGTGAACGCCCTGCGCATGCGTCCCGACCGAATCGTGGTCGGCGAAGTCCGCAGCGCGGAAGCTTTCGACATGCTCCAGGCGATGAACACCGGCCATGACGGTTCGATCTCCACGGTCCACGCCAATAGTACCCGGGACGCCCTGACCCGCATCGAAAACATGGTGCAGATGGGACAAGTCAATCTACCGTCGCGAGCCATTCGAGCGCAGATCGTCGCTGCGCTCGATCTCATTGTGCAGGTCGAACGCATGCGGGACGGGCAACGTCGTATCGTTCAGATCAGTGAGGTCATCGGCCTCGAAGGGGAGGTGATCACCACCAATGACATCGCAGCCTTCGAATACAAGGAGGAGGATGAGCAGGGTCGTCTATCGGGCACCTATAGGTGCAACCTTGCAACTCCGAAATTCAAGAGCCGTCTTGTCTATTACGGGCTGGATGGAGCGTGGGCCGAGGCAATGAGGCAGATATGA
- a CDS encoding type II secretion system F family protein: protein MTLGLGLVALALAAGAASCVLIIREMHIRALDVRVSNAVMGVAGRSAPFQDMTGWFSSLGMRYRRFYAEENLDQLRAILQSSGFNHRRALPTWIGVKAVSMFLCPIIAGGVAQLLGKPLLDVLVFTLMGVAVGIVGPRLILAMLKRRFDAAIRLGTPDMIDLLVVCSEAGMGLESGLARVAQEMNETNPSMAGVLRNLLDDLRILPSRSEAFEKLGATSDGLRRFGTMLAQSLQYGTPIGQALRSIAVDLRRERITKLEERAHKLGAKLTIPMVLFLLPAMFVILGGSPILHLVRSFASFGK from the coding sequence ATGACGCTCGGTCTTGGTCTGGTGGCTCTCGCATTGGCAGCTGGTGCTGCGAGCTGCGTGTTGATCATCCGCGAAATGCACATTCGCGCGTTGGACGTGCGGGTCTCGAACGCCGTGATGGGCGTTGCTGGACGGTCAGCGCCCTTCCAAGACATGACCGGTTGGTTTTCGTCGCTTGGGATGCGGTACCGCCGCTTCTACGCAGAGGAAAATCTGGATCAACTGCGAGCGATTCTTCAATCATCCGGTTTCAATCACCGTCGAGCCCTGCCGACCTGGATCGGTGTCAAGGCCGTCAGCATGTTCTTATGCCCGATCATTGCCGGAGGGGTCGCTCAGCTCTTGGGGAAGCCGCTGCTGGACGTGCTTGTCTTCACACTGATGGGCGTGGCGGTCGGAATCGTGGGACCGCGGTTGATACTGGCGATGCTGAAGCGGCGGTTTGATGCGGCCATTCGTCTGGGCACGCCGGATATGATCGATTTGCTGGTTGTGTGCAGCGAAGCGGGAATGGGCCTGGAGAGCGGGCTGGCACGCGTTGCGCAGGAAATGAATGAGACCAATCCCTCCATGGCCGGGGTTTTGAGGAATCTTCTTGATGATCTGCGGATACTGCCTAGCCGCAGCGAGGCATTCGAGAAGCTGGGAGCTACGTCGGATGGGCTGCGCCGATTCGGGACTATGCTCGCCCAAAGCCTGCAATACGGGACGCCGATTGGCCAGGCGCTGCGGAGCATCGCCGTCGACCTGCGGCGGGAACGTATTACCAAGCTCGAAGAAAGAGCACACAAGCTGGGCGCCAAGCTGACCATTCCCATGGTGCTGTTCCTGCTTCCAGCCATGTTCGTCATTTTGGGAGGAAGTCCCATTCTGCATCTCGTACGTTCATTTGCCAGCTTCGGTAAATAG
- the cpaB gene encoding Flp pilus assembly protein CpaB, whose product MSSALRLSIIMVLLLATTAFGLIAYNMNLPKAPAPAPVQVTETAPAPAPATTAGYFVAARSLPKGTLAREEDFTVRSVPPERIPQGAILETPESKAGLPGSLIRRFVEAGSPVTLQDILRPRDRGFLASVLAPDSRAISIKVDEEAGVSGLIRPGDHVDVVLTQVFEKVDTARRALSETVLRNVRVIAIDQEIVQGARPIGGMAGKQTQTVSLELAQEQVKKVTVAKQLGTLSLAVRAAVDQWDKADTGAMSSCDVSPELARQYAIARQRTAVVIHSGGETKQYTVRKQDEDALVSCEGASEVVHQTATAEAYANRFSEKR is encoded by the coding sequence ATGTCATCCGCGTTGCGTCTGTCGATCATCATGGTGCTTCTGCTCGCAACCACGGCGTTCGGGCTTATTGCCTATAACATGAACCTGCCGAAGGCGCCCGCTCCGGCCCCGGTGCAAGTCACGGAGACGGCCCCGGCACCGGCACCGGCGACGACCGCCGGATACTTCGTCGCGGCGCGTTCCTTGCCGAAGGGAACTTTGGCTCGCGAAGAAGATTTCACGGTGCGATCGGTGCCACCGGAGCGCATTCCTCAGGGCGCGATCCTTGAAACGCCCGAGTCCAAGGCCGGACTTCCCGGTTCTCTGATCCGCAGGTTCGTTGAAGCAGGCAGTCCCGTGACGTTGCAGGACATTCTGCGTCCGCGGGATCGAGGCTTCCTGGCCAGCGTCCTGGCACCGGACAGCCGTGCCATCAGCATCAAGGTTGACGAGGAGGCGGGCGTCTCCGGCCTGATCAGGCCGGGTGATCATGTGGATGTCGTATTGACCCAGGTATTCGAGAAGGTCGACACCGCACGTCGAGCCCTCAGCGAGACCGTTCTGCGCAACGTTCGAGTGATCGCGATCGACCAGGAGATCGTGCAGGGTGCACGACCAATTGGCGGAATGGCAGGCAAGCAAACGCAAACCGTGTCCCTGGAGCTTGCGCAGGAGCAGGTCAAGAAAGTCACCGTCGCAAAGCAGCTCGGAACACTGTCTCTGGCCGTACGTGCAGCAGTCGATCAATGGGACAAGGCCGACACTGGCGCGATGTCAAGCTGTGATGTGTCCCCGGAACTTGCTCGTCAGTACGCGATCGCACGTCAGAGAACGGCAGTCGTCATTCATTCGGGCGGCGAGACCAAGCAATATACGGTCAGAAAGCAAGACGAGGACGCTCTCGTCAGCTGCGAGGGGGCCTCGGAAGTTGTGCACCAGACCGCAACGGCCGAAGCTTATGCCAACAGGTTTTCGGAGAAACGTTGA
- a CDS encoding type II secretion system F family protein — protein MMPESVIASFLALAMCAAAISLWLDARERRINRRLAVALPASHPVNLPSIRRLEAGSSSLLLHRVANYNREIPYAWHPIYVLLAGAIAAAAILYTNRLLGFSILYVSVAAAIAAIVVVRGLFGWQQRRFARQLFRQLPDAIQLVTSTVRSGLPVHEAFRALARDMPQPTAGQFAIVCSEVNLGRPPEDAVQSVYRRTQVAEYAMFAVTLAVQLKSGGSLAETLQNLGDTVRQRVALAARAKALAGEVIFSSRALTISPLLGGGVLYAANPQTVDLLFTDPVGNKLLAYAVVSVLVGALVISWMVRRETAL, from the coding sequence ATGATGCCGGAGTCCGTAATCGCGTCCTTTCTGGCGCTCGCGATGTGCGCGGCAGCCATTTCGCTGTGGCTCGATGCTCGGGAGCGACGCATCAATCGCCGGCTGGCGGTTGCTCTGCCAGCTTCCCATCCAGTCAACCTACCATCCATTCGCCGGTTGGAGGCGGGGTCTTCGTCGCTGTTGCTCCATCGCGTGGCCAATTACAATCGCGAGATTCCTTACGCCTGGCATCCAATCTATGTGCTGCTTGCCGGTGCCATCGCAGCAGCAGCAATCCTTTACACCAATCGCCTGCTGGGATTCTCCATTCTTTACGTGTCGGTCGCGGCGGCAATTGCCGCCATCGTCGTCGTGCGAGGCCTCTTCGGATGGCAGCAACGTCGCTTCGCCAGGCAGCTCTTTCGACAGCTGCCTGATGCGATCCAGCTCGTGACGAGCACCGTTCGATCGGGTCTGCCTGTGCACGAAGCTTTTCGCGCCCTCGCGCGCGACATGCCGCAACCAACAGCTGGGCAGTTTGCCATCGTATGCAGCGAGGTGAACCTTGGAAGACCTCCGGAGGACGCCGTCCAAAGTGTCTATCGGCGAACGCAGGTGGCGGAATATGCGATGTTCGCGGTGACCCTTGCAGTTCAGTTGAAGTCGGGTGGTAGCCTTGCGGAGACCTTACAGAACCTGGGAGACACCGTGAGGCAACGTGTTGCACTGGCTGCTCGGGCCAAGGCGCTGGCAGGAGAGGTGATCTTTTCCTCGCGGGCGCTGACGATCTCGCCCTTGCTTGGGGGCGGGGTGCTATACGCGGCCAATCCGCAAACGGTCGACCTGTTGTTCACTGATCCCGTTGGAAACAAGCTGCTGGCTTACGCAGTGGTCTCGGTGCTTGTCGGGGCCTTGGTGATAAGTTGGATGGTCAGACGGGAAACGGCACTATGA
- a CDS encoding prepilin peptidase — translation MTWVSYVASILEILLLLYVATIDVATRLIRNEMCLALAALGIASQLPNPMQVAESLISAAILFLLLFVLYARGGIGGGDVKLLTALAIGFPVTGQIQLLTITALAGGVLALVHLMMRHLPHPKLAPARSSLPRRVYAIERWRHLRHAPLPYGVAIACGGIWTILSKGL, via the coding sequence ATGACTTGGGTTTCATACGTCGCCTCGATACTGGAAATCCTGTTGTTGCTCTACGTCGCAACGATCGACGTCGCGACGCGCCTGATCCGAAACGAAATGTGTCTGGCGCTGGCGGCGCTCGGGATCGCCAGTCAATTGCCCAATCCCATGCAAGTTGCCGAGTCGCTGATATCGGCCGCGATTCTCTTCCTGCTGCTGTTCGTCCTCTACGCGCGCGGAGGGATTGGCGGCGGCGATGTCAAATTGCTGACTGCGCTGGCGATCGGGTTTCCAGTGACCGGCCAGATTCAGCTCCTGACCATAACTGCGCTGGCCGGCGGCGTTCTTGCCCTGGTGCATCTGATGATGCGCCACCTGCCTCATCCCAAACTGGCACCCGCCAGATCGTCACTCCCGCGCCGGGTCTACGCGATCGAACGTTGGCGTCATTTGCGACACGCCCCGCTGCCCTACGGAGTTGCAATAGCGTGCGGGGGTATCTGGACGATTTTGAGCAAAGGATTGTGA
- a CDS encoding pentapeptide repeat-containing protein, with product MKRTRFDNAMLSGLLLYQCDASDAVFDGAELQGSTINECFLPSASFRFAKLSQVTITKTHLADCSFFQSKGDCLSIVIGMSPPPGHRANELRYSLV from the coding sequence ATGAAAAGAACACGCTTTGACAACGCGATGCTCAGCGGGCTCCTCCTTTATCAGTGCGACGCGAGTGATGCTGTATTCGATGGCGCAGAATTGCAGGGGTCAACTATCAATGAATGCTTCCTTCCTTCCGCTTCCTTTCGCTTTGCTAAGCTGAGCCAAGTCACGATCACGAAGACGCATCTGGCGGATTGCTCGTTCTTCCAGTCAAAGGGAGACTGTTTATCGATCGTAATCGGCATGAGCCCCCCACCTGGGCATCGCGCGAATGAGCTGCGATACAGCCTGGTATGA